Proteins from a single region of Bacillus sp. SM2101:
- a CDS encoding helix-turn-helix transcriptional regulator: MKELYGITIENEHEAVWLIRKRCNLSQFQFAEELGISKQLLCIIENDGHKITSKTRYKIESFLKHKYHNYIEGMKE, from the coding sequence GTGAAGGAACTTTATGGAATTACAATAGAAAACGAACATGAAGCAGTATGGTTGATACGAAAAAGGTGTAATCTTAGTCAGTTTCAGTTTGCTGAAGAATTAGGAATTTCAAAGCAACTTCTTTGTATTATTGAAAATGATGGCCACAAAATCACCTCTAAGACAAGATACAAGATTGAAAGCTTTCTTAAACATAAATATCACAACTATATTGAAGGAATGAAGGAATAA
- a CDS encoding DUF3854 domain-containing protein, which produces MRSKLRPTRMRDKESNEVIFYEFYREVCPICKKSGACMIHKDGEKVVCIRTESKYPFAKNSACPGWMHFLKGDKQRKIDPTIQESSGANKKDNALLNRVYGTLIKNLTLDEDHRVHLRSESRQLSDEQIQLRQYRSFPDKPWTIVNEMSKELNIQDFEGIPGFYLSEGRYGDYFTMHGMKGIMIPFRNHYNEIVGFQYRIDKPYNMVEVNVRKEGMDAKIIKQPNIVQVTYHNKTLFQGEVALGEPLKPIADEDGEIVGFFRLKRGKRYFWFSSANKLKGTGSGDPAPVHVSVPSHKLKEWKAGELYKTKTAWLGEGPLKGDITTDLIHKLYDSKEIQDIGDCILSLPGVGAWRLAIPVFQQMGVEMVNICFDMDANDNPLVKTHLLQLIAALKKEGMHARLILWDKKDGKGIDNLYISQKFPKMKVLF; this is translated from the coding sequence ATGAGGTCAAAATTAAGACCAACAAGGATGAGAGATAAGGAATCAAATGAAGTGATTTTTTATGAGTTTTATAGAGAGGTTTGTCCTATATGTAAAAAATCGGGAGCATGTATGATCCATAAGGATGGTGAAAAGGTCGTCTGTATTCGTACAGAGAGTAAGTATCCATTTGCGAAAAACAGTGCTTGTCCTGGTTGGATGCATTTTCTAAAAGGTGATAAACAGAGAAAAATAGATCCAACAATACAAGAAAGTAGTGGAGCAAACAAAAAAGATAACGCTCTATTAAACAGAGTCTACGGTACTTTAATTAAAAATCTAACCTTAGATGAAGACCATCGGGTACATTTACGTTCTGAGAGTCGACAATTGTCTGATGAACAGATCCAATTAAGACAATACAGGAGCTTTCCTGATAAACCTTGGACAATAGTAAATGAAATGTCAAAAGAACTAAATATACAAGATTTTGAGGGTATTCCAGGCTTTTATCTATCTGAAGGTCGATATGGTGATTATTTTACAATGCATGGAATGAAAGGAATAATGATTCCTTTTCGAAATCATTATAATGAAATTGTTGGCTTCCAATATCGAATTGATAAACCTTACAATATGGTTGAGGTTAATGTTCGTAAGGAAGGGATGGATGCAAAGATAATTAAACAGCCTAACATCGTCCAAGTCACATATCATAACAAGACGTTGTTTCAAGGTGAAGTAGCGTTAGGTGAACCTTTAAAACCTATTGCTGATGAAGATGGAGAGATTGTAGGTTTTTTCAGATTAAAAAGAGGGAAACGGTATTTTTGGTTTAGTTCTGCGAATAAACTGAAGGGAACTGGTTCCGGTGATCCAGCTCCAGTTCATGTATCTGTTCCAAGCCATAAATTAAAAGAGTGGAAAGCTGGGGAATTATATAAAACAAAAACTGCATGGTTAGGAGAAGGTCCACTGAAAGGAGATATTACTACCGATTTAATTCATAAATTGTATGACTCGAAGGAAATACAGGATATTGGAGATTGTATCTTATCCTTACCTGGAGTTGGCGCATGGCGCCTAGCAATCCCAGTTTTTCAACAAATGGGTGTTGAGATGGTGAATATTTGTTTTGACATGGACGCTAATGATAATCCACTGGTCAAAACTCATCTGTTGCAGCTAATAGCTGCATTAAAAAAAGAAGGAATGCACGCAAGGTTAATTTTGTGGGACAAAAAGGATGGCAAAGGGATTGATA